GCCGTCGTAGACGAAACCGTCACCTGGCTTACCTTCGATCCCGACGAGATGGAACGTCAGCTGGGTTCCGTCGTCCACTTCGACCAGCGACACGGTGACAACTGGCGCATCCGCATCCCCCGGGGTTCCCCACGTGAACTTGAGCCGCTCGGGACGCTCGACCTCGAGGAAAACACCCCCGGTCGGGAACTGCTCCCCCGTCTCCTCGTTGATCATCGTGTAGCGATACTCGCCGCCGACTCGCACGTCGAACGAGATGCTCTCGGTC
This DNA window, taken from Gulosibacter molinativorax, encodes the following:
- a CDS encoding SRPBCC family protein, whose translation is MNATPEFTITRTVNASRDLVWRAWTEHEHLQHWLHPFGVTTESISFDVRVGGEYRYTMINEETGEQFPTGGVFLEVERPERLKFTWGTPGDADAPVVTVSLVEVDDGTQLTFHLVGIEGKPGDGFVYDGWDEALQNFAAHVTRVAAK